The following nucleotide sequence is from Thermomicrobiales bacterium.
AATTGCCCCGCTGGGGAATCCTGGAGCCTTCAGCCCGTGCGCCGACTTGCATCGCGGCAGCCGTACTGGCAGCCCGAGCCATTCACCAAAATGAGCGACACCCCGCTGTCCTGACAACTGCGCAGTGGACAGCGGGAGAGGGCGCACTGATCCCTCTCCCAACGACGTTTGGGAGATCCCACCATGTTTCCAATACGGCGGCGGGCGCGCCGCTCCGGCCGTTCATCGCTCGGACAGAACAGCCACTTCCTGCACTTGTGGGCGGCTGAGACCGTCTCGCAATTCGGCGCGCAGATCACAACCGTCGCGCTGCCGCTGGCCGCGGCAGTCACGCTCGATGCGACAGCCAGCCAGATGGGTCTGCTCGGCGCAGCCGGTACCGCCCCGGCGCTCGTCTTCGGCCTGCTCGCCGGCGTCGCAATCGACCGCACTCGCCGCCGCCCGATCCTGGTCTGGACCGACATCGCTCGCGCGATCGTCCTCGCCACAGTGCCGCTGGCCTGGGCATTCGGCGCGCTACGCATGGAACTGCTCTACCTCGTCGCCTTCATCAACGGCGCGCTGACGCTGTTCTTCAACGTCGCCTACATCTCGTACATGCCGAGCATCGTACTGCGCGAGGACCTCGTCTCGGCGAATGCGCGACTGGAGGGCAGCGCGTCGACGGCGCAGGTGGCAGGGCCGGGGCTCGGCGGCATCCTCGTCGGCGTGCTGACGGCTCCAGCTGCCTTGCTGATCAACACGGCGTCGTACCTCGTCTCGGCGTTGTTCATCAGCCGGATCACGGCGGTCGAACCTGAACCCGAAAAGACGGAGCGCCTGCATCTGCGCCGCGACATCAGCGAGGGCATCCGCATCGTTTGGGCCGACGCGCGGCTGCGGGCGATCCTGCTGTCGTCGGCGATGGTCAGCCTGTTCGGCTACATCTTCCTGGCGGTGTATGTCCTCTATATGCTGAACGACCTCGGCTTCAGCTCGACGCAGGTCGGGTTGGTACTGAGCCTCGGCGGCGTCGGCGCGGTCATCGGCGCAGTCATTGCCGGGCCAATGACTCGGCGGATCGGCGTCGGGCGCGCGATCATCGTTGGACGGTCGCTGTTCGGCATCTTCGGCATGCTCGTCCCGCTGGCCGTCAGCGTGTCGCGGCTGGAAGTACCGATGGTACTGGCAGCCGAGTTCCTGCAATGGATGGCGTTGATCATTGCGCTGGTCAACGAAGTGAGCGTGCGCCAGACACTGGTGCCGGAGCGCCTGCTCGGCCGCGCGACGGCAACCTACCGGTTTCTGGGCGGCGGCATGATCCCGATCGGATCGATCATCGGCGGATTCCTCGGCGAGCTGATCGGGCTGCGTGAGACGCTGATCGTCGGCTGTCTGGGCATGCTGCTGGCCAGCATCTGGGTGGTAGCGTCGCCGCTGCGCCAGCGCGACAACGGCGTCATGTCGCTCAGCGGCAGCGTTACCGCGAGGCTCGAAGAGGCAGCGAACTAAGCGCCCGGCGAGGCATCTGTACCGATGCTCTATAATGGGTGCATCGGCGGCATCCAACGGGAGAACCTGCGGATCGCCGACACGCTGGGAAACTGGCGTGAGCGGCCACGGTGGCCGCGATGTCCCAACACGGGGGTATGCACAAGCGGACAGGTGCGCAGATGAGTCGTGAACAACGACGATCGCGCGAGGAGTCCGCGTCCGAGCTCGGGGACACTCGTGAGAGCGGGTGGTTTGACTCGCAGGAGAACGGCGAGTCTTTCCCATGTGGTTGTTCGATGCTATCGCGGATTCGCCTGCGACCGCGTAACACGCAAGCCTTTGCGACCATGCGCTGCTCACTGGGGTACGCGCTCCGAACTGACGACGACGTCGCGAAGTGCCTTGAAGTTGAAGGTCCCGGCGAATGCTGGAAGACGGAGCATAACTGGCGAGTCGCACCGGTCGAATCCCCACGGATGGCCGAGCAGACCCGTCGACAAATCGCCGCAATCACGCACAACGGCGAGTCCACAGAGCCGTTGGCACCATCATCAACAGACCCGGTTACCACACCACCAAAGATCACGGTAACTGAGGTCGTCCAGGTGACGCAGATCCGCGTCATTGGTGACGCTGACGGAACGGACTGATCTTCTCTTCACAACAACAACGGACGCGATTCGACGCGATCGAGACACGGAAGCCGACGACACAAATCGTCGGCTTCATCTTTTCCCGCCGACTCTGGCGTAGAATGCGGCAGCCTCCGACCCCGCTCGGAGCACTCCGATCCGCCGCAGATGATCGAAAGGACCTGCATGCCTGCCCGTACAACCGGCCAGCCCCCAACAATCACGCTCGCCTTCGCCGCCGATAGCCCGACCGCATCGACCGCCGACGCCCTCATCCTCGCAGTCCCGCCAGGCGACGACGCATGGCAGGGCCCTCTTGCTGACGTCGATGGCGCGCTCGACGGTGCGCTGCGTCAGGCGCTAACCGACGCCGACTTCGACGGCAAGGTCGGCTCGACACTGACGATTCCGACGTTGGGCCGTCTGCCGGCCAAGCGCATCGTTGTCACCGGCCTGCCCGCCTCGGGCGCTGGCGTCACCGAGACGCGGCGTGCCTACGGCGCAGCCGTCTCTGCCGCCGCGAAGGCCGGCGCGAAGAACATTGCCGCCCCAGCGCCGGGCGGATCCGAAGGCGAAGTCGCGCGCTACCGCGCTGCGATCGAGGGCGTCCTGCTGGCCAGCTACGACTTCCGCGGCTACAAGGCCAGCCGCGGCGAAGCCAGCGGCATCGACTCCTGGACGTTCCTGACCACCGAAACCGATGCGGCCCGCAAGGGTGTTGCCGAAGGGTTCGCCATCGCCTCGGGCATCTACCTGGCCCGCGACCTCGTCGCCGAGCCAGGCCAGACGATCTACCCCGAGACACTGGCCGCCGCCGCGAAGCAGATGGCGACTGACAACGAGCTCGACTACCGTGAGTACGACGAGAAGCAGCTAGCCGAGATGGGCGCGAACGCGATCGTCGATGTCGGCAAGGGCAGCGTCCACCCGCCGCGCCTGCTGCACCTCACCTACACGCCGTCCGGCGAATCGAAGGGCACCATCGCCTTCGTCGGCAAGGGCATCACGTTCGACACCGGCGGCATGAACCTGAAGCCGACCGGCGGCATCGAGACGATGAAGACCGACATGGCCGGTTCGGCAGCCGTCCTCGGCGCGATGCGCGCCGTCGCCGGACTGGACCTTCCCTTCACCGTCTACGGCATCATCGCCAGCGCCGAGAACATGCCCAGCGGCACCGCGTTCCGCCCCGGCGACGTCCTGACCGCACTGAATGGCAAGACGATCGAGATCATCTCGACCGACGCCGAAGGCCGCCTTGTCCTGGCCGACGCACTCGTCTATGCCGCCCGCGAAGGTGCTGACGAGATGATCGACCTGGCGACGCTGACCGGCGCGAAGATGATCGCGCTGGGTGCGGAGTCGGTCGCCGTCTTCTCCAACGACGACGATTTCGCGGCACGGGTCGTCGACGCCGGCACTGAGGCGGGAGACCTGTTCTGGCACATGCCGCTCTGGGACGCGCTCAAGAAGCAGATCAAGAGCGACATCGCCGATATGAAAAACAGCGGTGGCCGTGGCGGCGGCGCGATCACTGCCGCGCTGCTGCTGGCCGAGTTCACCGAGGGCAAGCCCTGGGTACACCTCGACATCGCCGGCGCAGCTTACACCGACTCAGCACGCGACGATACGCCGAAGGGCCCGACCGGCATCGGCGTCCGCGCTTTGGTGAACTACCTGGAAGCGAAGGCGCGCGCATAGAGCGCAGCCTGCGTTAGCAACGAAGCACCCTTGCGAGTTGTCGCAGGGGTGCTTCGTTGTTGCGAGGATGAGCGCGCAAATCCGTTCCCAGGAACAGCGCTGGCGCTGTCATCGCCGTGAGGCGACCCTCCCGCAGGCGTGCACTGATTGGCAAAGAAAGCGCGCAAATCTTCCGTACGGACAGGACCCGGCCTGTCCTCGCCGTGAGGCGACCCTCCCGCGTCGAAGTGCAACCTTCCAACCACTGAACCCGCGTGACTGGGGGTCTGCATACATCCGCGCATCACGAACATGCGTTATGGCCGTCGAAATGTAGGGGCATATCGCATACGCCCGTATAACACCACGACCTGATCGAATCGACAGCCACAGTGTCCGGGTGCCCATTATGGATGGTCATGTATCTGGCCGGGCGTATGCGATACGCCCCTACATTTTGGGGCAGACGCGTGGCGACACGTAGAGGCCGCCGTCAACCGAACCGGGAGGGTCGCCTCACGGCGAGGACAGGCCGGGTCCTGTCCGTACGGGGGATAGGACGCCGATTGTCTCTCCAACGCACTGCACGGGAGGATTCGCCCTCAGCCGCCCAGCAGTGCGATCTTGCGCTCGGCCAGCTCGGTGAACACGTCCATCAGCCAGGGGATCATCTCTTCAGGGACCTGGCTGTCGGCTATGAAGTCCTGCAGCATGAGCGCCTGCGTCTGGGCGTCGAACTCGGTCGCCATCCAGACAAACTCGGCGATCACGGCTGCCGATTGAAACTCGGTTTCGTTGCGCGCGTTGAGCAGCAGCGGAGCAGCGTACTCGAAGAACAATTCGCTGGCCGGGTCGATTTCGACCGGCATGGTCGGGTCTGCCGCGACCTGCTGGACGGCCTCCTGTGCCTGCGAGACGGACTCGCGTGCGTTGCGCAGTCGCCGGTTGCTAGTACGCTGGCGTCGCTTCGAGGTCAACCTGGCGCAGCCCTCCTATCGGCGCGGGATAGCCGCAGCCGACGAGAAAATCGATGACCGACTGAATCACGTCGTCCGGCGTCGACGCACCGGCGGTGATACCGGCGGCGTCCTTGCCCTCTAACCAGGCAACGTCGATATCCTCAGCCCGTTCGATGTGGTAGCTCGGAACACCCATGAGGTTGCCGACCTCAGCCAGTCGCGCCGTGTTCGACGACTTCTTGCCGCCGATCGCAAGGATCACATCGGCCTCACGCGCAAGCTGCTTCAGCGCATTCTGGCGCTCGAAGGTCGGCTCGCAGATCGTGTTGGTGATACGGATCTCGCCACCCTCCGGCGACACCAGCGCCGTCAGCTCGGCGACAAAGCGCAGCATCTCATCGGTGTTCTTCGTCGTCTGCGAGACGATCGCGACTTTGCGCGGAGGAGTCTTCGCGCCCTCTTTGCGCGAGCCGCGCGGCGCGTCCCACGGCAGATCAGCGATCTTCTTTGCCGGATAGATGCGCGACGTTCCGGACCAGGCCATGATGCCCTTGACCTCGGGATGGAAGTAATCGCCGTAGACGACGACGGTGTAGCCCTGCTTGGCGAGCTTGTTCGCCATGCGCTGGACCTTGGTCACGAGCGGACAGGTCGTGTCGATCAGCTCCAGCCCGAACTTCTCCGCCTCGGCCTTGCGCTCCGGGCCGGCGCCGTGGGCGGTGATCGCCACACGCTTGTAGCCGCGGTTGGCTGCCTCCTCGACCGAGGTGGCCGTATCGACGCCCTTGGAGTGCAGACGTTCGACAACCTGCGGGTTGTGGATCACGTCGCCAATCGTCGCCACTGGATTATTGACGTCGCCCGCATCCTGGATAATCTCCAGCGCGCGCCGCACGCCCCAGCAGTAACCCATCTCGTTCGCCAGAATAATTCGTCGGTCGCCCATGGCCGTGGCATCCCCTTCCGGACCGGTCTTCCTTGCCGCAACCCAACAGGATGGCTGGGTATGGCGCTCTGAGTATACGAATTCAGGAGCGGGGTGGCGGGTTATGGTGAATGAAACGGTGAGGCGAACGGCCAGACGATTGCGATCCTCGCTCTTGCGGTACTAACCGAGCCGCCTCGGCCCAGGTGATAGTTTCGTGGTGTTGCGTAGTGGGACCGCGTCATGTCGATTCAATAGACATTCTCATGCGTATCCAGGCGCAACGCCTCACCTATGCGTGGGTAGCATGTAGTAGCATTGATAGTTTCACAATACACGACTACGTCCATGATACAATGATATTGGAAGTCGAGAGGGCAACGATATGAAGGAACTAATCACGACAATGACTCAGCGCGGTCAGATCACCGTACCCGCTGAGATTCGACGCATGCTTCGACTCAGGCCACACGACAAGGTTGCGTTCACCGTTGAGGATGGTGAGGTCAGGATCGTTCCGGTTGCCTTTACCGCCGCTTCGGCATTTAGCTCAATTGAGCCGGTGGATGAATCTCAAGACTTCGAGGATCAAATTCGCCAGGCGAAGGTGGAACGGGCTGAACGGACGATCCGTTCACTGTCAGTCCGATGAGGTTCGCTGATACCAACATCTTCCTTCGCTACCTGGTACGACCGGTCACAGACGCTGACCAGGTTCGCGCCGTAGCCTGCCGCGCGTTGATTGAACGCATAAGCACCGGCGAGGAAGAGATCACGACTTCGGAAGCCGTGTTGGCGGAGATCGTCTATGTGTTGTCCTCGCGCCGTCAGTTTGGATTGAGACCGGACGAAATCGTGGCAAGATTGAATGCCATTGTGATGTTGCCGGGTCTGAAAATCACTCAGAAGCGGCTGTATCTTCGCGCGCTCGACATCTATGCGTCGCATACTGATCTTGATTTTGAGGATGCTATTACGATCGCCATCGTCGAGCGAATGGAACAAGCCGAGCTTTACTCGTATGACACTGATTTTGATCGAGTCTCAGGAATCACCCGCTTGGAACCTGGGACTGACTGAAAACTCTGCATGTCTGAATTCTCCGAGAACTGTCCAGTGAGCGATCTGACACGAGCACGCTCACTGGAATATTGCCCGCCCGCTCGATCAGATCGGGCGGGCGGGCCAACCCGGGTCAGGATGTAATGGTAAACTCCCTATCCGACCGCGCTTCTGTGTCGGCGTCGTAGCCAAGTGGCAAGGCAGGAGTCTGCAAAACTCTGATCGGCGGTTCGAATCCGCCCGACGCCTCCAGGTTTCAATGATGCGCCGGTGGACGGCGCCCGCGTTTGCGGGCGTCGTTGTGCTTTGTGCGGCACTGCTGCTGGCGAGTTGCAGTGGACCGAACCGGCGTGAGGCGGAACCTAGCGCGACGGTCGCGATCGCGGCGACTGAGACGCTAGCAACCAGCGCGCCGACTGCGACACCGCCGCCGACAATGACCCCAACTCCCCCACCACCGACCGCAACTGCGCCTCCAACGGCGACCACCGAGCCAACAGCAAGCCCAACGGTGGAGCCAACGGCCACGCCAACACCGGAGCCGACTCCTGCCGATCAGGCGCTTGGGCTGCCGGACGTCGATGCGCATTACCAGCTGGACATCACGTCGGTGGATGTCGGCAGCGGCGCGGTTGAGGCGCACGAGGTGGTGACGATCCGCGAGTTCCGCGGGGCAGTGCCGGATGCGCTCTACCTGCAGGTTGTGCCGGCCTGGGATGGCTTCTTCACGCTGGACGCGATGACAGTGCAGGGGCAACTGATGGAGCCTGAGGTGCGCAACGATGGAGTGATACTGGTTGTACCGGTACCGGGCGGTCAGGCCGCGCCATTCGTGATCGAGCTGGATTTCCGGCTGGACGTTGGCTACGAGGCGAGCGGCTGGGGCGGCACTTCGCGCGACGGGCAGGTGCTGCGGCTGGGCTACTGGTTCCCGATCATTTCGACTGATCACCCGTTCAGCTCGACGCTCGACCCGTCGTATACGGCCGTCGCAGAGTTTGATGTCTCGCTGGCGATAGATGCGGGCGTGCAGTTCGCACACACCGGCGAGATCAGCGGTCGCGAGGAGCTAGCTGATGGCCGGGTGCGCTACGCGATGCACGCCAAGGATGTGCGCGACTTCGCGCTGACCATCTCGCCTGCCTATGCGGTCGATACGACGGTCTCGGCAGGTGGCGTGACGGTTGAGCTGTATACAGTCAACGCGTCGGACGAAACGAAGCAGGTGATTCTGGCGGCGGCGGTGGATGCGCTGGATCAACTTTCGGCGCTGCTAGGTCCGTATCCCTATGCGACCTACCGGATCGCCGACGCCGGGCCGTCGATGCCGGGTGGAGTTGAGTTCCCGATGCTGATCTACATCAACACGGCCTACGTGCCGCTCGACCGACTGATCTATCACGAGACGGCCCACCAGTGGCTGTACGGGATCATCGGCACGCGGACGCTACTGGATGGCTGGATCGACGAAGGCGGCGCGGAGTTCTTCGAGCGCGGACTGCCGACCGGTTTCAGGGAGGTGCCGAGCGTCGTCGAGGGTGGCTATCGCTACCCGATTGACGCGACGGCGGCCGAGATGTCTGGTGCCGACCGGCAGTGGTACTACTCGATCTATGAGCAGGGCGCGCGGTTCTGGTACGCGGTGGCGGACCAGATGGGTTCAGACTCGTTCTGGGCGGCGCTGCAGAACGTCTACGCCGAGCACGCCTTCGGCATCGTCACGCCGTGGGATCTGCTGTCAACCTGGCAGCGTTACTCGTCCGTCGATCTGCGGCCGCTGTTCGCCGAGACCTTCCGCTACGGCTGGATCGACCAGCTGCCGGCGCCCGGCAGCTAGCCAAGCAATCGACGGATGACTGCGCTGACGATGCTGAGGGCAATCGAGATGAGCAGCATCGAGGCCAGCGGGATGTAGACGCGGCTGTTGCCACGCTCGATTCGGATGTCGCCGGGCAGCCGGCCGAACCAGGAAAACGCGCCAGTCATCACGAGCAAGCCGATGAGGATGGCCAGAACACCGAGTGCGATGATGAGCAGGCCGATGTCGCGTTCGCTCATGCAGCATCCCTTCCACAACAAGCGAACCACAGGTGTGCGGCGGCTGGGTTACACTGCGCCGACGACCGACAGAGGAGGACAGGTGGGCGAGACATCATCGCGGCAGATTCGGCGGTCTGACGAGCATTACACGCCGATAGCAAGCGCGTACACGACCAGCGCTATTCACGCGCAGGGCGCGGACCTCGCCCGGCTCGTCGAGCTTGCGGCGCTTGCACCGGGCGCGCTTGTGCTGGATGTCGGCACCGGCACCGGCCACACCGGTCTGGCTTTCGCCGCTGCCGGGGCAAGCATCGTCGGACTGGACCTGACCCATGCGATGCTGGCGGAGGCACGCGCTCTGGCAAAGGAGCGCGGCGCGGCGCTCGCGCCGGTCCGTGGCGCGGCGGAGCTGCTGCCGTTCTCAGATGCGACGTTTGACGCGGTCGTCTGCCGGTACTGCGCGCATCATTTTATGGATGTAGCGGCGGCAATTGCCGAGATGGCGCGTGTCGTGAAACCGGGTGGGATCGTCCTGCTGGACGACCATGTTGCGCCGGAGGATGACGCTGCCGACGAATTCATCAACCGGCTCGACTGGCTGCGCGATCCGTCGCACCGGCGAGAGCCACGACTCAGCGAGTACGAGGGCTGGTTCGGAGCAGCCGGACTGCGGGTGACGGCGGTTGAACACCGGCGGGAGCGAATCCATGTCGACGAGTGGTTCGCCCGGGCACGCACGACACCGGAGCGCCAAGACGAAGCTCGGACGCTGCTGGCAACTGCCGCGCCCGAGCTTCAGGATCTCTTCGCGATTACTGCCGATCCGGTCGGCTTCGATCTGCATGCCGTGATCGTGAGCGCCGTGCGCTAGCGCACTGGAAGCGCTTCGAGCAGCCGGTCGATGTCGCTGGCTGTGTTGAAGAAGTACGGCGCGACACGAAAGCCCGACGCCCGTTGCGTCACCGATACGCGCGCATCCTTCAGACGCTGGGCGATCTCGTCATCTTCGGTCGCGCCACCGCTGGTGAAGGTCAGAATCTGCGACCGCCGCGCCGGTGTGAGATCGGAAACGATCTGATAGCCCGCGCCGGTCAAGCCCTCGGCCAACGTGTCCAGCAGCGCCAGTGAATGCGCGGCGCTGCGCTCGGGACCAACTTCGGTGACGAGCGAAAGCGATGAATGGAGCGCTGTCATTCCGGCCTCGTTGAGACCGCCAGTCTGAAATCGTGCAGCACCGTCGCGCCAGTCGAGCGCATATTCAGGATCGTCGAACGGGCTGCGGACTGACAGACGACCAGCGTAGGTTACCTGTAGTCGCTCAGCCGCGCCGGGAGCGAAGACGACGACACCGAGGCCGAACCCGGCCATCAGCCACTTGAAGCAATGGGACACGACGGCAGTCGCGCCGAAGTCAGACATGTCGACCGGCTGAATGCCAAGTGCCTGTGTCGCGTCCACGAAGAGCTCAACGCCACGCTCGCGACAGAGTGCGCCGAGTGCCTGGATGTCGTTCCGATAGCCGTCGATGAATTCGACGTATGAAATCGCCATCGCCCGCGTGCGGTCGTCGATGCTGTCCGCGATCAGATCGAGGTCGGCGCGGCCAGCTTCGTTGCGCGGCACCAGACGGACGGATACCTCCTGGCGCTGCAAGTTCCGAAACGGATAGACGACCGACGGATATTCGCCTTCGAGGAGTACGACGTTGTCGCCCGGCCGATAGTCGATGCTGTGGGCCAGCAGGTTCATTCCGTCGGCCAGCGACGGCACCCAGGCGATATCTGCCGGCGTCGAACCGGTCAATGTCGCCATCATCTGAGCGGTCTCTGCCGCGATGTCGGGACGCTCCGTCTCGAAGAAGTTCGGCGCATCGCCAATGTTGGCGACCCATGCCTGCGTTGCGCGCACGGTGCGCTGAGGGAATGGGCCGAACGAGGCGGTGTTGAGATACGCCCACTCGGCAGTAAACGGGAACTCGCTCCGCAGCGCTTCCACGTCGATCGGTTCGGACACTCGATACCTCCTGTGCGGGGTGCTCGTGAAAACAAGTCGGGGGTTGATGCGAGCGCCGCCCTGCCACGACGCGGCGGCGGATTCTCGCCGCCGCGTCGTGTTGACGCCCATGCGATCGGGCAATGTAATCTGATCAGCGCAGCGGCAGCGCGCGCACTAAGCGCTCGATGTCGTCGGCGGTGTTGTAGAAGTACGGTGAGACGCGGATGCCGCGCCCACGCAGCGTCACGGAGATCTTCGACGCTTCCAGGTCGGCGACGATCTGGTTGTCGCGGTCGCGGTCACCACTGGTGAAGGTGATGATCTGCGAGCGGTGGTCGGGGTCCATGTCAGACGCGATGTCGTAGCCTTTCTCATCGACGCCCTCGGCGAGGCGCGACGTGAGGTCGAACGTGTGGGCCGACGACCAGGCCGGACCGACCTGCGTCACGAGCGACATCGAGCTGAGCAGCGCCGCCAGGCCGAGCTGGTTCAGACCGCCGGTCTGGTAGCGGCCAGCGCCGTCGCGCCAGTCCAGCGCGTAGTTGTGATCTCCATAATCGACCTTGACCCCCGATCGTCCGGCGTAGGTAACGTCGATGCGCTCGATCGCGTCCTCGGCAAAGATGACGACGCCGACGCCGAACCCGGCCATCAGCCACTTGTAGCCGTGCGAGGCAACGGCGCTGACTCCCGTGCCGACGAGGTCGACCGGCTGCGCGCCGAGCGATTGAGTGGCGTCGACGAACAGCTCGATGTTGCGCTCGCGGCAGAGCTTGCCGAGCTTGACCAGGTCGTTGCGGAAGCCGTCCATATACTCGACGTGCGAGATCGCCAGCGCTCGGGTGCGATCGTCCATCGCCGCTTCGATCAGGGCCGGATCGGTGCGGCCCTCGGCGTTACGCGGGACGAAGCGGATCTCGACACCGCGGCGCTGGAGATTGAGGAAGGGGTAGACGACCGAGGGGAACTCGTCGGTCGGGATCAGGACGTTGTCGCCTTCCTTCCAGCTGACGCCGTGGGCGAGCAGGTTCATGCCGTCGGCGAGGGACGGCACCCAGGCGACCATGTCGCCGCTGGTACCGGCCAGGCTGGCGACTGCCGCTGCGGCCTTGTCCGGCACCGACTCGCGATCGGAAGCGAAGAAGTCGCCGGGGCTGGCGAAATCCTCGGCCCAGCGGTGGACTGCTTCGACGGTACGCCTCGGGAACGGACCATAGGCCGCGTGGTTCAGGTACGCCC
It contains:
- a CDS encoding aminotransferase class V-fold PLP-dependent enzyme, with the translated sequence MSEPIDVEALRSEFPFTAEWAYLNTASFGPFPQRTVRATQAWVANIGDAPNFFETERPDIAAETAQMMATLTGSTPADIAWVPSLADGMNLLAHSIDYRPGDNVVLLEGEYPSVVYPFRNLQRQEVSVRLVPRNEAGRADLDLIADSIDDRTRAMAISYVEFIDGYRNDIQALGALCRERGVELFVDATQALGIQPVDMSDFGATAVVSHCFKWLMAGFGLGVVVFAPGAAERLQVTYAGRLSVRSPFDDPEYALDWRDGAARFQTGGLNEAGMTALHSSLSLVTEVGPERSAAHSLALLDTLAEGLTGAGYQIVSDLTPARRSQILTFTSGGATEDDEIAQRLKDARVSVTQRASGFRVAPYFFNTASDIDRLLEALPVR
- a CDS encoding aminotransferase class V-fold PLP-dependent enzyme — protein: MAGEWAYLNHAAYGPFPRRTVEAVHRWAEDFASPGDFFASDRESVPDKAAAAVASLAGTSGDMVAWVPSLADGMNLLAHGVSWKEGDNVLIPTDEFPSVVYPFLNLQRRGVEIRFVPRNAEGRTDPALIEAAMDDRTRALAISHVEYMDGFRNDLVKLGKLCRERNIELFVDATQSLGAQPVDLVGTGVSAVASHGYKWLMAGFGVGVVIFAEDAIERIDVTYAGRSGVKVDYGDHNYALDWRDGAGRYQTGGLNQLGLAALLSSMSLVTQVGPAWSSAHTFDLTSRLAEGVDEKGYDIASDMDPDHRSQIITFTSGDRDRDNQIVADLEASKISVTLRGRGIRVSPYFYNTADDIERLVRALPLR
- a CDS encoding type II toxin-antitoxin system PrlF family antitoxin, whose translation is MKELITTMTQRGQITVPAEIRRMLRLRPHDKVAFTVEDGEVRIVPVAFTAASAFSSIEPVDESQDFEDQIRQAKVERAERTIRSLSVR
- the ispH gene encoding 4-hydroxy-3-methylbut-2-enyl diphosphate reductase yields the protein MGDRRIILANEMGYCWGVRRALEIIQDAGDVNNPVATIGDVIHNPQVVERLHSKGVDTATSVEEAANRGYKRVAITAHGAGPERKAEAEKFGLELIDTTCPLVTKVQRMANKLAKQGYTVVVYGDYFHPEVKGIMAWSGTSRIYPAKKIADLPWDAPRGSRKEGAKTPPRKVAIVSQTTKNTDEMLRFVAELTALVSPEGGEIRITNTICEPTFERQNALKQLAREADVILAIGGKKSSNTARLAEVGNLMGVPSYHIERAEDIDVAWLEGKDAAGITAGASTPDDVIQSVIDFLVGCGYPAPIGGLRQVDLEATPAY
- a CDS encoding DUF2905 domain-containing protein, whose amino-acid sequence is MSERDIGLLIIALGVLAILIGLLVMTGAFSWFGRLPGDIRIERGNSRVYIPLASMLLISIALSIVSAVIRRLLG
- a CDS encoding methyltransferase domain-containing protein, which codes for MGETSSRQIRRSDEHYTPIASAYTTSAIHAQGADLARLVELAALAPGALVLDVGTGTGHTGLAFAAAGASIVGLDLTHAMLAEARALAKERGAALAPVRGAAELLPFSDATFDAVVCRYCAHHFMDVAAAIAEMARVVKPGGIVLLDDHVAPEDDAADEFINRLDWLRDPSHRREPRLSEYEGWFGAAGLRVTAVEHRRERIHVDEWFARARTTPERQDEARTLLATAAPELQDLFAITADPVGFDLHAVIVSAVR
- a CDS encoding MFS transporter — translated: MFPIRRRARRSGRSSLGQNSHFLHLWAAETVSQFGAQITTVALPLAAAVTLDATASQMGLLGAAGTAPALVFGLLAGVAIDRTRRRPILVWTDIARAIVLATVPLAWAFGALRMELLYLVAFINGALTLFFNVAYISYMPSIVLREDLVSANARLEGSASTAQVAGPGLGGILVGVLTAPAALLINTASYLVSALFISRITAVEPEPEKTERLHLRRDISEGIRIVWADARLRAILLSSAMVSLFGYIFLAVYVLYMLNDLGFSSTQVGLVLSLGGVGAVIGAVIAGPMTRRIGVGRAIIVGRSLFGIFGMLVPLAVSVSRLEVPMVLAAEFLQWMALIIALVNEVSVRQTLVPERLLGRATATYRFLGGGMIPIGSIIGGFLGELIGLRETLIVGCLGMLLASIWVVASPLRQRDNGVMSLSGSVTARLEEAAN
- a CDS encoding PIN domain-containing protein; the encoded protein is MRFADTNIFLRYLVRPVTDADQVRAVACRALIERISTGEEEITTSEAVLAEIVYVLSSRRQFGLRPDEIVARLNAIVMLPGLKITQKRLYLRALDIYASHTDLDFEDAITIAIVERMEQAELYSYDTDFDRVSGITRLEPGTD
- a CDS encoding leucyl aminopeptidase; amino-acid sequence: MPARTTGQPPTITLAFAADSPTASTADALILAVPPGDDAWQGPLADVDGALDGALRQALTDADFDGKVGSTLTIPTLGRLPAKRIVVTGLPASGAGVTETRRAYGAAVSAAAKAGAKNIAAPAPGGSEGEVARYRAAIEGVLLASYDFRGYKASRGEASGIDSWTFLTTETDAARKGVAEGFAIASGIYLARDLVAEPGQTIYPETLAAAAKQMATDNELDYREYDEKQLAEMGANAIVDVGKGSVHPPRLLHLTYTPSGESKGTIAFVGKGITFDTGGMNLKPTGGIETMKTDMAGSAAVLGAMRAVAGLDLPFTVYGIIASAENMPSGTAFRPGDVLTALNGKTIEIISTDAEGRLVLADALVYAAREGADEMIDLATLTGAKMIALGAESVAVFSNDDDFAARVVDAGTEAGDLFWHMPLWDALKKQIKSDIADMKNSGGRGGGAITAALLLAEFTEGKPWVHLDIAGAAYTDSARDDTPKGPTGIGVRALVNYLEAKARA